The sequence TGAGACcatttttttaccaaaactCATGCTATTTATCAGTATTTTTGACCGCATCATAATAGACAAACACAATGTATGTGTACGGGATAATAACTATATCCCGTCAACTGTTAAAGAATTTGATAGTAGCTAGTAGAATGGTAGTGACATGGTATTCCTCGTATAAACAGACAATCCTTTTACCCTAACCATGATTATATTTGGATGAGCGGACCTCTGGATGAGCCAAAATGCTTCTGTTAACAAGTAGGGAAGTAGACGCACATGTTAACATTTAAACAATActcttaaaaacataaataactaTTAATCTTTCATAGGAAGCCAAAACCACCGGGGAAATCCACAAGACGATGACAGCTCCCCATTCAGAAGTCGTAAAAGAAAAGCAAAGAAGATGTGCAGTAGTTGCAGAATTTTTTGGTTtgatatatattcattataaatataccagaaaaaaggaaaatatcgTGGtgccaaaattaaaaatatctaaaaataaaatacttgtagaattattaaaaaaaaatactggtttagtacaaaatttaagaaatgaaaagttttgttttcattaatattttgtGATTTCTTTTGTGGCTAGTACATTTTGTAGAACCACAGAGTCATCGTTCTATCTTGCAATCTATGAAATCAGAgtaaattttttaagaaattataaaatatcaacaATACTCTCACAGAAAAAATTGCATTCaatatatgtatttatcaaAGATAATGGCGGTCTGGTTGTACTACCCGAtgattatgtttatatattactaTGAATTATTCATTTCGAAAGAAATCTTTAATATTAAGATATTAAGTAACTTTTCTTACAAAAAgacactatatatatgtgtattcaTTATCAAATGGGATGTTTGTGACCTTTTGTCTTTTCTTCAATTCCCTTTCTCTTTcctttctttttggttttggttccaAAAAAATGTATGCAATGAAAGAAGAAGACTGTCTCCAAAATTTTCACAACTTACAAGACTATCAAGACCAGTTTCTTCTACATCACCATCCACAAATCCTGCCTTGGTCATCTCTACCTTCATTTGACCCGACCTATTTCCCATCCAACCCGACCCGTTATCCTGATTCGGTCCCCTACTTCAACAGGagagcttcttcttcctcttcttttgaCTATACCGATGGTTTTGTCTCTCCTCCTTCcatggatcatcatcatcatcccaaCCACCTAAAGGTTTTATCGGAAGCTCTTGGACCCATCATGCGACGTGGCACATCCTTCGGGTTTGATGATGAGATTATGGGGAAACTGAGTGCACAAGAAGTCATGGATGCTAAGGCGCTGGCTGCTTCAAAGAGTCATAGTGAAGCTGAGAGAAGAAGACGAGAGAGAATCAACACTCATCTAGCTAAGTTGCGAAGTATTTTACCAAATACAACCAAAGTAAGTTTTCGTAATTAATATCTTGTCCCTTTCATTATGgcatttgaagttttgaaatttaatttatgttcTTTTATTGAAAAAACTAAGGATAATTAGTAGGTATTAATCATACTTCGtttttttattcagtttttGGTAGTAGTAAAATTTATTCTTCAAAAACGAAATTACTACTAcataataagatatatatatatatatatattcatatgcGGAAATTTTGCAAATCTTTTCAAAATTCGATGCAAAATAAACGGTCAATGATCTTGCAATTTTATCTCTTTTCAAGTATTATCGTATAGTAATTATAATTTCCATTTTCTAAAgcaataaataaatcataacgATTTTTAGGTGTGTAATTATTCTTCATATATGTGGTATATATTTTTCGTTTTGCTTTTCTTTAGACGGACAAAGCTTCATTGCTAGCGGAAGTGATCCAACACATGAAGGAGCTAAAACGACAGACATCACTGATCACGGACACGAGTCAAATCCCAACAGAGTGCGATGATCTAACCGTTGACTCTGCTTACAACGACGAAGAAGGAAATTTGATGATAAGAGTTTCCTTTTGTTGCGAAGACAGGACTGAACTCATGCATGACATCATCAATGCCTTAAAGTCTCTTCGTCTTCGAATTCACAAAGCCGAGATCGCAACCGTAGGTGGCCGAGTCAAGAACGTCTTGTTCTTGAGCCGAGAAGACGATGATGAATATCGTAGAAACTTCGATGGTGTTGACGCGGATAATGATGATGAAGAGAAGAGATACAATCGTGCGAGTTCGATAGAAGAAGCGTTAAAGGCGGTTATAGATAAGTGTGTCAATAATAATGATGATAACAATAACTTGGATAAATCATCTTCAGGGAGTATTACTATTAAGAGACAAAGGACTAGCAAGATGGTAAATCGATGTTATAATTAATTCCTCCCTCATAAAATGATTAACATCATCAAGTCTTTAATTAGCTATGTGCTAACTAGACTTGCAAAATGGGATAATGTGACAATTAGTATGTTTGGGGGTCGGGTTAATCTTTTTACCTTGGTTTGGGTTTCTTCTTCTATGGTTTTAATCTATGAAGGACCCTTTATTTAGGGTTTTATAGTGATGGGTTCggtttatatatgtattataatcAAAGATATTTTCTCGTCTTGATTATATGAAATGTAAAGAGGTTGggtttaatttatattacttGATGTAGTGGAATCAAGAACCTTTTTTAATTACGAGCATCTGCATTATGTTTTTCTTGTTTGCATACACTATGTAGAGTACCCACACTACTACCAAATGGTATTCTTGTTTTTTGGATTGTTATtagatttatcatattttttataaatacgaACTGAATTATATTTTGGGTCGTCGAGTTGCGACCATGAGTCAGAATTGGATATAAAATGCTGCTTCAAACTCAAACATTATGATAAAcaacttaaaaattatttatttaataaaaattaaattcaaaaatattttgtcaaaaaaattaacaaaaaaatatccgcgttttcgaagcgcgggtcaaaatctagtatatgaTTATAATGAAAGAAATAGTTTCCCTAGATCCattgataaaattttaacaGTAATGTCGACCTCAAATTTTAAGTGTGCATGTAAAAATGCATCTGAATACTTTCAAGTTTTGCTCGACGTTGTACGTATTGATCATATTCGTAACATAATTTCTTAGCTAGTATAGGATGAATACCTCAtctgaccaaaaaaaagaaaaaaagggaatgaatacttcatatatatacacgaacgaatataattcatatatacatatatagttaATGTTCTATTTCCTAAACTAGGTTGGGGGTAGAGAGTTGTTATATAATGGACGATATGTTACTTATAACAAGTGAAAACGAGAGGAGTAGATCGAATCTTTTTCGTGGGAAGTGAAGATCTGGGTTCTATTTATAGAAACTCTCTTGTGGGCAATGTTTGCATTGTTGTCTCTTTCGCCGTCACTGATTCCTCTCTTCGTCTTGCGTTATTATTATTACAGATACCACTAAGCACATCGCATCATGCTCTCGTCACTTGTATATGTATCGTTCTTAATTCTTTTAGTTCCGTTTTCGCTCACTTTTAACatacaaaaaattaatttctttCGTTACCTGGATCAAATTATTCATTATTTTGATTATAATATACCTTATTTCAGATTTCATATCTTAATTGTTCTTCTTTGAGGCTCGTGTTTCACAATTTTGTCTCAACTAAGGAaacttttactatttttaatatatatcgGAAGGTATTGATGAGATCGATCAAGAATTACTACATGAAGGGTCTTATAAACATGGGCCGAGTGAACAAACTAGTATATGTGATGTGTGTTTCCGTATACGAAAAAGTTTAAGCTTCTGGGagattaatatatttgattaatatattttagcCCATGGGCTGATTGATATTTTGAGGCCCAAAACTAAAATTTCAGCAAAATTTCCAAACAAAATAAATGCTTATGTTTATAAGATTAACATTTTCAGAAATAGTAAAGTATAGTCACCACCTAGAGTTTGAGCCAGTGCGAGTTAGACCTTTCCAAATAAAATATCTCTCCTCAATTCTTGAACTAATAAGATTCTTCATATCGATTAAccaataatgaaaaaaaaaaacacttttcaCTATAGATTTGAGTTTTACTTCTACCAATCTTCTAGTtttgtcatttaaattttattaagaatTTCTGAATCTTTTAAGGTTCTTTGttgaaaagaaaacacaaaaactTATCATTTACAAGAATAAAGATTCTTTGTTAGCAAGAATAAAGATTCTTTGTTGAAAATAAAACACAGAAAACTTATAATTTACAAGAATAAAGATGCGCCAGATATTAGACATGGATTAATAGATTACAGTTTTCGGGCTTAAGGATATAAAGTATTATATGGCACATTGATACCATCCGATAGCTCAGCTCATATAATAAAGAGATTATTGGCTGAATATACCATAATAGACCAAAAATTAGGTAAGtaccagaaacaaaaaaaaaaagaaaccctCGGCCACTGTATATATTTCGCTACCCCTTTACCCTTATTGAGCAGACACGTAAGAGAGAAGGTGAGAAAAGTTACATTTTGTGTGATTTTTGAAGTACAAATCTATGTTTTAATGAGATATAGGTTTCCAGCTATCTACTACCCCATCCACTCGTTCTGCTCGACAGCTGTGTAAGATTCAAAAGAAAATCAGGAAAATATCTTCTTGTAACAGcaaatggggggggggggggggggggtatgTAAGGTTTATCTCcaaatgttttgaatttttgattTTGTATTTAAGCGAGTTATGTTCCAACATAAATTTCAATTTGATTGggcagagagagagaacaaagaTAAAGTTCTGAAAAAGGAAAGTCTTTTTGTAAGCCAATATAATAGATTGTACTAATGATTTAGTCATCGATAACAAATATGCTAAGTTTCGTATTAGCGCTATACATACACTAGTAACATCCATCAGTAATGATTAATGCATTACACCTCTAAAGAACAACCTAATCGTCGATACAAAGTTACAAAGAATGTTAATGGTTAACAAACACGTTAAGGTTTTTAATTTTACCATGTTAGCATCTAAACGGTAAGTTAGCATAtaataggggtgggcactttacccgaaatccgaaatggcacccgaacccgatccgaaaaacccgaaccgaaatccgaaccgaagtagcaaaatacccgaacgggtattgaataaggagagattggatacccgaacccgaacgggtaatacccgaacccgaatggatatccgaagataaccgaaaatatatataattaaccttatatttctagtttacatctctcattttatataaaatatttatattgatactacacatactttaagttcataagatgtacatacaattacggaaaaaatgatttcctactcacttaaaatgcatgtcaagttttttatttcaaaaattaacaaaaagttacatccaattttttttaaaaataactaaattaatgtctttttagttttaaaatgttatgtccaaatctattaaccattcaatctattaaaaataaaaaattagttaactgaaagttatatttttaaatactagaaacttgagaaataaaaatattaattttttttttcaaaatctaaatatccgaacccgatccgaaataaccgaatccgaactaaaaatacccgaacccgacccgaaatatagaaatacccgaacgggttctacacctctataccgaaatacccgaaaatccgaaatacccgatccgaacccgaacgggtacccgaacgcccacccctagcaTATAATTTGACATGTTATGTTTGGTCTTAGTGAAGTTTCCATTAGTTAACATACTACTACAAAAAAGTTAGCATCTAAGGTGATACAATTACATTACAAATTAAGGTTGttatttaacaaatattaaaGTCATATTTGTTAAATTGTTGGCGATgttgtatacgcacaccaaataacctaatgtgcacactaccacaatcgaatggtatgtcgatgtaacactttaggatcgaatccacagagaccaactattacactttatctttatgggatcaatatcaagctaaaacaatatgggggttttaaagttgatttcgtaacaagcaagtaaaaagagtaattaaagatttcagatgattaaaatgctagcctagggtggtttggtcgggtgttaaacaagtgtgagccaaacaattattcaagttctaTTAAAGaccagtctagaactcggatcacttaAGATAGatcagcccactgtcgtggtgctTCACCTTTTGTCAATCGATCTCAGTACCTAAACTGTCGTTTGGACTGAGATGCGATGACAAACATTAAGATCAAGTCCGATctgttcacaaaacaccctaatatctactttcgctgattagggatgcaatgctcattcaagttatgtctagcaacctataacacttttgatgaatatattaaacctagaatcaggcactaagtggttaacttgatgcaagccttaagaacaacaatgaatgaagacaatcgatttataacttatttatgtcaagctcacggatctaacaTCCTAactccctagactaagcaagctgact comes from Brassica rapa cultivar Chiifu-401-42 chromosome A02, CAAS_Brap_v3.01, whole genome shotgun sequence and encodes:
- the LOC103853888 gene encoding transcription factor AIG1, with protein sequence MFVTFCLFFNSLSLSFLFGFGSKKMYAMKEEDCLQNFHNLQDYQDQFLLHHHPQILPWSSLPSFDPTYFPSNPTRYPDSVPYFNRRASSSSSFDYTDGFVSPPSMDHHHHPNHLKVLSEALGPIMRRGTSFGFDDEIMGKLSAQEVMDAKALAASKSHSEAERRRRERINTHLAKLRSILPNTTKTDKASLLAEVIQHMKELKRQTSLITDTSQIPTECDDLTVDSAYNDEEGNLMIRVSFCCEDRTELMHDIINALKSLRLRIHKAEIATVGGRVKNVLFLSREDDDEYRRNFDGVDADNDDEEKRYNRASSIEEALKAVIDKCVNNNDDNNNLDKSSSGSITIKRQRTSKMVNRCYN